A part of Desulfobacter sp. genomic DNA contains:
- a CDS encoding M20 family metallopeptidase — protein sequence MISDISSYIDRHRPELFKLMEELVLIQSYSRNKAGVDRVGRHISRVMTDMGFSCEFCEQAELGNHLIARSPAAARTPKGQILITGHMDTVFPEDSPFNWYREDETKCYGPGVADMKGGLVVGIFALRALVATGLLKTLPVTFVFNSDEEIGSPTSRGLIADEARHSRLAYVLEAGGMNNEIVTGRKGNLSAELTLTGKAGHAAFAGADKASAILEFAHKAIAIEAMNRPEKGISANVGTISGGIGPNTVPDHATARLDFRFLTPEDADSVRQRLDEIVATCTIPGTAATMAVRSGRPPMPQTQGNQELFDKIQNLAQELGTPVQPELRQGVSDANIIAEQGIPVIDGLGPAGEKDHSEDEYIQKASLWERAILFGNILAEI from the coding sequence ATGATTTCAGATATTTCAAGCTACATCGACAGGCACAGGCCCGAACTCTTTAAACTCATGGAAGAGCTGGTTCTTATCCAGAGCTACTCCAGAAACAAGGCCGGGGTGGACCGGGTGGGCCGCCACATTTCCAGGGTGATGACGGATATGGGATTTTCCTGTGAATTCTGCGAGCAGGCAGAGCTTGGCAACCACCTCATTGCACGGTCGCCGGCCGCCGCCCGGACCCCCAAAGGCCAGATCCTCATCACCGGGCACATGGATACAGTTTTTCCTGAGGACTCCCCATTTAACTGGTACAGGGAAGATGAGACCAAGTGCTACGGCCCTGGGGTGGCCGACATGAAAGGCGGGCTTGTGGTGGGAATATTTGCATTGCGGGCACTGGTGGCTACGGGCCTGCTCAAAACCCTGCCCGTTACCTTTGTCTTTAACAGCGATGAAGAGATCGGTTCCCCCACCTCAAGGGGGCTTATTGCGGACGAAGCCCGCCACTCCCGCCTGGCCTATGTGCTGGAAGCAGGCGGGATGAACAATGAGATTGTCACCGGCCGCAAGGGAAACCTCTCCGCAGAACTGACCCTTACCGGCAAGGCCGGCCATGCCGCCTTTGCCGGCGCCGACAAGGCATCGGCCATCCTTGAATTCGCCCATAAAGCAATTGCCATCGAGGCCATGAACCGGCCGGAAAAAGGCATCTCCGCCAATGTGGGAACAATAAGCGGCGGCATCGGCCCCAACACCGTACCCGACCATGCCACAGCCAGGCTGGATTTCAGATTCCTGACCCCTGAAGATGCAGACAGCGTCAGACAGAGGCTTGATGAAATTGTGGCCACCTGCACCATCCCGGGCACCGCCGCAACAATGGCGGTAAGATCCGGCCGCCCCCCCATGCCCCAGACCCAGGGCAATCAGGAATTATTTGACAAAATCCAAAATCTGGCCCAAGAATTGGGAACCCCTGTGCAGCCGGAACTCCGGCAAGGGGTATCCGATGCCAATATTATTGCCGAACAGGGCATTCCCGTCATTGACGGTTTAGGGCCTGCAGGGGAAAAAGACCATAGCGAAGACGAATACATACAAAAGGCAAGCCTCTGGGAACGTGCCATCCTTTTCGGGAACATCCTGGCTGAAATCTGA
- a CDS encoding KamA family radical SAM protein has translation MSATCKDKSLDTFTLNFFDHLFDGDTGTGDPGLKAEIDDLVRAAASQELTAPIVALFSKLNQLKNQNNISPAAFGLTREDLAPIARKHEAIDEHSVSVGGRVYRALPIVEEAIARVDQYLNAKTEEAPSGFELWDKIQENQARIKKYLKMSDADWNSYSGQIKNCIDTVEDLSKIIDLPEKVIQEVTRVTKDYRMRLTPYYASLIQTVTANDPVLLQSVPTGEMVDNVGVEIPPVAADHSPARLIDQFYPRVVTIKATNMCAMYCTHCLRLAHIGKKDRIYTDQAYEEALDYIRKNERIRDVLVTGGDSFVLPNKILNKILTALDEIDHVKLKRLGTRIPVTAPQRVDSELLDILAASNERKPVRVVTQINTAQEMTPASGLAFKNISKNVFAVLNQAVLLRGINDTRTKMWKLCETIQENYVRPYYIFNCSYRNPQFIHFRVPVERGREIVESMYGNISGDAVPRYIATAGGKIPLHKSNVQGHEAGDVIMKKPWNGEVVKYPDADPAIYNNENFAFSKN, from the coding sequence ATGTCTGCCACATGCAAGGATAAATCCCTTGACACCTTTACCTTAAATTTCTTTGACCACCTTTTTGACGGGGACACCGGCACCGGTGATCCCGGCCTCAAAGCAGAAATCGACGACCTGGTCCGGGCGGCAGCCTCCCAGGAACTGACCGCCCCCATTGTCGCCCTATTCTCTAAACTGAACCAGCTCAAAAACCAAAACAATATCTCACCGGCAGCCTTCGGGCTGACCCGGGAAGACCTGGCCCCCATCGCCAGAAAGCATGAAGCCATTGACGAACATTCCGTTTCAGTGGGCGGCCGGGTATATAGGGCCCTGCCCATCGTTGAAGAGGCCATTGCACGGGTGGACCAGTATCTGAACGCAAAAACCGAGGAAGCCCCCTCTGGCTTTGAACTCTGGGACAAGATCCAGGAAAACCAGGCCCGGATCAAAAAATACCTGAAGATGAGCGATGCGGACTGGAACTCCTATTCCGGCCAGATTAAAAACTGCATTGATACGGTAGAGGACCTGTCCAAAATCATTGACCTGCCCGAGAAGGTGATCCAGGAAGTCACCCGGGTGACAAAAGACTACCGCATGCGGCTGACCCCCTATTACGCAAGCCTGATCCAGACGGTGACCGCCAACGATCCGGTGCTGCTCCAGTCCGTTCCCACCGGTGAAATGGTGGACAATGTGGGTGTGGAAATCCCCCCGGTTGCCGCTGACCACTCCCCTGCCCGCCTCATTGACCAGTTTTACCCCAGGGTGGTGACCATCAAGGCCACCAATATGTGCGCCATGTACTGCACCCACTGCCTGCGCCTGGCCCATATCGGCAAAAAAGACCGGATCTATACGGACCAGGCCTATGAAGAGGCCCTGGACTACATCCGGAAGAACGAACGGATCAGGGACGTTCTGGTCACCGGCGGGGATTCCTTTGTCCTGCCCAACAAAATCCTGAACAAAATCCTTACGGCCCTGGACGAGATTGACCACGTCAAGCTAAAGCGCCTGGGCACCCGGATCCCCGTCACCGCCCCCCAGCGGGTGGACAGCGAACTGCTGGATATCCTGGCCGCCTCCAACGAGAGAAAACCCGTCCGGGTGGTCACCCAGATCAACACGGCCCAGGAAATGACCCCGGCCTCGGGCCTGGCCTTTAAAAACATTTCAAAAAATGTTTTTGCCGTACTTAACCAGGCCGTACTCCTGCGGGGCATCAACGATACCCGCACCAAAATGTGGAAGCTGTGCGAAACCATCCAGGAAAACTATGTAAGGCCCTACTACATCTTCAACTGCTCCTACAGAAACCCCCAGTTCATTCATTTCAGGGTACCGGTGGAAAGGGGAAGGGAGATTGTGGAAAGCATGTACGGCAATATCTCCGGCGATGCCGTGCCCAGATACATTGCCACGGCCGGGGGCAAAATCCCCCTGCACAAAAGCAATGTTCAGGGCCATGAGGCCGGAGACGTGATCATGAAAAAGCCCTGGAACGGTGAAGTGGTCAAGTATCCCGATGCAGATCCGGCCATTTACAACAACGAAAATTTTGCATTCAGCAAAAATTAA